Proteins encoded in a region of the Caldisericum sp. genome:
- a CDS encoding serine acetyltransferase, translating to MDVRRLLREILTDLRFYRENDPSSQSLFEIFFTPSFKGLLNYRVYHELYKNGHKVLAKILYIRTKLKYNMDIHPGAEIESPIMIDHGFGVVIGETAYVGKYTIIYHGVTLGSRRIEKGKRHPTIGRNCLIGNHASILGNITIGDYVKIGANSVVLEDIPSYSTVVGVKAKIVKGVSNENVA from the coding sequence ATGGATGTAAGAAGACTCCTCAGAGAAATTTTAACGGATTTAAGGTTTTACAGGGAAAATGACCCATCTTCTCAATCTCTATTTGAGATTTTCTTTACCCCATCTTTCAAAGGTCTTTTAAATTATCGAGTTTATCACGAACTCTACAAAAACGGACATAAAGTTTTAGCAAAAATCCTCTACATACGAACAAAACTCAAATACAATATGGACATACATCCAGGCGCTGAAATAGAATCTCCAATTATGATTGACCACGGCTTTGGTGTTGTGATTGGTGAAACGGCATATGTAGGCAAATATACTATTATATACCATGGAGTTACTCTTGGCTCAAGAAGAATTGAAAAAGGGAAAAGACACCCTACCATAGGGAGGAATTGCCTTATAGGAAACCACGCATCAATTCTTGGCAATATAACAATCGGCGATTATGTAAAAATTGGTGCAAATAGCGTTGTCCTGGAGGACATACCCTCTTACTCAACTGTCGTAGGCGTCAAAGCAAAAATCGTGAAAGGAGTTTCAAATGAAAATGTTGCATAG
- a CDS encoding cysteine synthase → MKMLHRIGNTPIIELKNNPGIFVKLEYLNPFGSVKDRIAYFMLKDAMLDGTLKEGDSIVEPTSGNTGIALSALGKFFNIKVILTMPDNLSKERLTLMRSFGARVVLTDKAFGMSGAIEEAKRIIERKEAKLMLNQFGNPSNPKAHELTTAYEILKDMNFEIDAVVLGIGTGGTITGIGRTLKKAIKGVKIFGIEPEESPYLTKGLKGTHSIEGIGAGFKPEVLDLSLIDDIFTIKSAEARAFAKELALKESILGGPSTGANVLASRIIKEKYGFKRVLTIAPDRGERYFSEDLFS, encoded by the coding sequence ATGAAAATGTTGCATAGAATTGGTAATACGCCTATTATAGAGCTTAAAAACAACCCGGGTATTTTTGTAAAACTTGAATACCTTAACCCATTCGGAAGCGTAAAGGATAGAATAGCATACTTTATGCTAAAAGATGCAATGTTGGATGGAACCTTAAAAGAAGGAGATTCAATTGTTGAGCCAACATCCGGAAATACAGGTATAGCATTAAGCGCCCTTGGAAAATTTTTTAATATAAAAGTCATACTTACAATGCCTGATAATTTAAGTAAGGAAAGGCTTACGCTTATGAGAAGTTTCGGAGCAAGAGTTGTTTTGACGGATAAAGCCTTTGGAATGAGTGGCGCAATAGAAGAAGCAAAAAGAATTATTGAAAGAAAAGAAGCAAAACTTATGTTAAATCAATTTGGAAACCCTTCAAATCCAAAAGCGCATGAACTTACAACTGCATATGAGATTTTAAAAGATATGAATTTTGAAATTGATGCAGTGGTTTTGGGGATTGGAACAGGAGGCACAATCACAGGCATCGGAAGGACACTTAAAAAAGCAATAAAAGGTGTGAAGATTTTTGGCATTGAGCCAGAGGAATCACCATACCTTACAAAAGGCTTAAAAGGAACACATTCAATAGAGGGGATTGGCGCAGGTTTTAAGCCAGAAGTCCTTGACTTAAGCCTGATTGATGACATATTTACAATTAAGAGTGCTGAGGCAAGAGCATTTGCAAAGGAGCTTGCATTAAAAGAAAGTATTTTGGGTGGCCCTTCAACTGGAGCAAATGTGCTTGCTTCAAGAATTATAAAAGAAAAATACGGTTTTAAGAGGGTCTTGAC